From a single Pyruvatibacter sp. genomic region:
- a CDS encoding ferredoxin--NADP reductase, with amino-acid sequence MNEITPLAEPLKPVSLKDGQTVTWVRHYTDRLFAFRVSRPQTLRFRSGEFVMIGLPDDNGKPILRAYSIASPSWDEELEFYSIKVPDGPLTSRLQKIQVGDQIILKTKPVGTLVIDALLPGKRLYMLATGTGIAPFASLVRDPEVYEKFDQVILTHTCRTRAELVYGAELVDNLVNDPLIGEMVDGKLVYYPTTTREDSDRTGRVTDKIRSGELFADLGVPAWSTEDDRVMICGSMGLNLEIKELCEAAGMEEGANNKPGHYVLEKAFVGEAEAG; translated from the coding sequence ATGAACGAGATCACCCCGCTCGCCGAACCGCTCAAGCCCGTCTCGCTGAAGGACGGACAGACGGTGACGTGGGTGCGGCACTATACCGACCGGCTGTTCGCCTTCCGCGTCAGCCGTCCGCAGACGCTGCGCTTCCGTTCGGGCGAGTTCGTGATGATCGGCCTGCCCGACGACAACGGCAAGCCGATCCTGCGCGCCTATTCGATTGCCTCGCCGTCCTGGGACGAGGAACTGGAATTCTATTCGATCAAGGTGCCGGACGGCCCGCTCACATCGCGCCTGCAGAAGATTCAGGTCGGCGACCAGATCATCCTGAAGACCAAGCCGGTGGGCACGCTCGTCATCGACGCGCTGCTGCCCGGCAAGCGGCTCTACATGCTGGCGACGGGCACGGGCATCGCCCCGTTCGCCTCGCTGGTGCGCGACCCGGAGGTCTACGAGAAGTTCGATCAGGTGATCCTCACGCACACCTGCCGCACCCGGGCCGAGCTGGTCTACGGCGCCGAACTGGTCGACAACCTCGTCAATGATCCGCTGATCGGCGAGATGGTCGACGGCAAGCTCGTCTACTATCCGACGACCACCCGCGAGGACAGCGACAGGACCGGCCGCGTCACCGACAAGATCCGTTCGGGCGAACTGTTCGCCGATCTGGGCGTGCCGGCATGGAGCACCGAGGACGACCGCGTGATGATCTGCGGCTCGATGGGCCTGAACCTCGAGATCAAGGAGCTGTGCGAGGCAGCCGGCATGGAGGAAGGCGCCAACAACAAGCCCGGCCACTATGTGCTCGAAAAGGCGTTCGTTGGCGAAGCCGAGGCGGGTTGA
- a CDS encoding DUF934 domain-containing protein, producing MIIVTDDGFAEDDRAERLVAGTYGEVSLTDLEAGLPDDRPAALALNLANDADARAVAPFFNVVETITISFPSFADGRGFSLATQLRRLGFAGQLIAQGHVIADQYAHARRCGFDTVAIDARLAARQPEGQWTSQVPRINVTYQNRLHQAAQIA from the coding sequence ATGATCATCGTCACCGATGACGGCTTTGCCGAGGACGACCGGGCCGAGCGCCTTGTCGCCGGCACCTATGGCGAGGTTTCGCTGACCGATCTCGAGGCCGGCCTTCCCGACGACCGCCCTGCGGCGCTGGCGCTGAACCTTGCCAACGACGCCGACGCGCGCGCCGTCGCGCCGTTCTTCAACGTGGTCGAGACGATCACCATATCCTTTCCGAGCTTCGCGGACGGGCGCGGTTTTTCGCTCGCCACGCAGCTGCGCCGGCTGGGCTTTGCCGGCCAGCTGATCGCGCAGGGGCACGTCATCGCCGACCAGTATGCCCATGCCCGCCGCTGCGGCTTCGATACGGTCGCCATCGACGCGCGCCTTGCGGCCCGTCAGCCGGAAGGCCAATGGACGTCCCAGGTCCCGCGCATCAATGTGACCTACCAGAACCGTTTGCATCAGGCCGCGCAGATCGCCTAA
- a CDS encoding phosphoadenylyl-sulfate reductase codes for MSTATMPAPPDRQAETLDLLRQAFVEKRFGRIAAVSSFGAESAVLLHLIARVDRNAPVLFIDTGMLFAETLAYRDDLAARLGLEDVRTIRPARAAVRRADPWGRLHMTDPDACCDLRKTQTLDAALEGFDGWITGRKRHQAATRADLGLIEQAANGKTKLNPLAFWSPEDLAEYADAFDLPQHPLVAHGYPSIGCAVCTSPVNDGEDARAGRWRGRDKTECGIHIVDGAIVRGAPAHG; via the coding sequence ATGAGCACCGCGACAATGCCCGCGCCGCCTGACCGGCAGGCCGAAACGCTCGATCTGCTGCGTCAGGCGTTCGTCGAGAAGAGGTTCGGCCGCATCGCGGCCGTTTCCTCGTTCGGCGCCGAGTCGGCGGTGCTTCTGCACCTGATCGCGCGCGTCGACCGCAACGCGCCGGTGCTGTTCATCGACACCGGCATGCTGTTCGCCGAAACGCTCGCCTATCGCGACGATCTTGCCGCACGCCTCGGCCTTGAGGATGTGCGCACGATCCGGCCGGCCCGCGCGGCGGTGCGCCGTGCCGATCCGTGGGGCCGGCTGCACATGACCGATCCCGACGCCTGCTGCGACCTTCGCAAGACACAGACCCTCGATGCCGCGCTTGAAGGCTTCGACGGCTGGATCACGGGCCGCAAGCGCCACCAAGCGGCAACGCGCGCCGACCTCGGCCTGATCGAGCAGGCCGCCAACGGCAAGACCAAGCTCAACCCGCTCGCCTTCTGGTCGCCGGAGGATCTGGCCGAATACGCAGACGCGTTTGACCTGCCTCAACACCCGCTCGTCGCCCACGGCTATCCTTCAATCGGCTGCGCGGTGTGCACGTCGCCCGTCAATGACGGCGAGGATGCGCGCGCCGGCCGCTGGCGGGGTCGGGACAAGACCGAGTGCGGCATCCACATCGTCGATGGCGCGATCGTGCGGGGCGCACCCGCGCATGGCTGA
- a CDS encoding nitrite/sulfite reductase — MYAYDDFDADFVRARVAEFREQVNRRIDGSLTEDEFKPLRLKNGLYLQLHAYMLRVAIPYGTLDSRQMRQLAMIAERWDKGYGHFTTRQNVQFNWPKLKDVPDILDALADVEMHAIQTSGNCIRNVTADHFAGAAADEIEDPRPTAELLRQWSTDHPEFQYLPRKFKIAITGSPNDRAVTKAHDIGLRMVRNAAGEPGYEVIVGGGLGRTPMIGKTVRDFLPKADLLPYLEAILRVYNLAGRRDNKYKARIKILVHETGTEEIRAMIEEAFAEQKALFQAPPTDLVARIEAAFAPPEFDNTQSLAFDRAQADDPVFRSFVETNVTEHRNPAYGIVSVSLKPVGGTPGDATADQMRVLADLAERYGHDELRVSHEQNIILPHVRKADIPAVHAELKKVGLATANIGLISDIIACPGMDYCALATARSIPIAQEIATHFDALKLERDIGPMKIKISGCINACGHHHVGHIGILGLDKAGVENYQITLGGDGTESATIGERTGPGFAAEDLIPAIEAIVETYLDLRHTADETFLDAYRRLGARPFKDAIYHEHRDNARAA, encoded by the coding sequence ATGTATGCTTATGACGATTTCGACGCCGATTTCGTGCGCGCCCGCGTCGCCGAGTTTCGCGAGCAGGTGAACCGCCGCATCGACGGCTCGCTGACAGAGGACGAGTTCAAGCCGCTGCGCCTGAAGAACGGGCTCTATCTGCAACTGCACGCCTACATGCTGCGGGTGGCGATCCCCTACGGCACGCTCGATTCGCGCCAGATGCGGCAACTGGCGATGATCGCCGAGCGCTGGGACAAGGGCTACGGCCATTTCACCACGCGCCAGAACGTGCAGTTCAACTGGCCGAAACTGAAGGACGTGCCCGACATTCTCGACGCGCTCGCCGATGTCGAAATGCACGCCATCCAGACCTCGGGCAACTGCATCCGCAACGTCACGGCCGACCACTTCGCCGGCGCTGCCGCCGACGAGATCGAGGATCCCAGGCCGACCGCCGAACTGCTTCGGCAATGGTCGACCGACCATCCCGAGTTCCAGTACCTGCCGCGCAAGTTCAAGATCGCGATCACCGGTTCGCCCAACGACCGGGCGGTGACGAAGGCGCACGATATTGGCCTGCGCATGGTCCGCAACGCGGCCGGCGAGCCGGGCTACGAGGTGATCGTCGGCGGCGGGCTCGGGCGCACGCCGATGATCGGCAAGACCGTCCGCGACTTTCTGCCGAAGGCTGACCTCCTGCCCTATCTGGAAGCGATCCTGCGGGTCTACAATCTCGCCGGCCGGCGCGACAACAAATACAAGGCGCGCATCAAGATCCTCGTGCACGAGACCGGCACCGAGGAGATCAGGGCGATGATCGAGGAGGCCTTCGCCGAGCAGAAGGCGCTGTTTCAGGCGCCGCCGACGGACCTCGTCGCCCGCATCGAAGCGGCGTTCGCGCCGCCCGAATTCGACAACACGCAATCGCTCGCCTTCGACCGGGCGCAGGCGGACGATCCGGTTTTCCGGTCGTTCGTCGAGACCAACGTCACCGAGCACAGGAACCCGGCCTACGGGATCGTGTCGGTGTCGCTGAAGCCGGTCGGCGGCACGCCGGGCGATGCGACGGCCGACCAGATGCGCGTGCTCGCCGATCTCGCCGAGCGCTACGGCCATGACGAGCTGCGCGTCAGCCACGAGCAGAACATCATCCTGCCGCACGTTCGAAAGGCCGACATCCCGGCGGTCCATGCCGAACTGAAGAAGGTAGGGCTGGCGACCGCCAACATCGGCTTGATCTCGGACATAATCGCCTGCCCGGGCATGGACTATTGCGCATTGGCGACGGCCCGCTCGATCCCGATCGCCCAAGAAATCGCGACCCATTTCGACGCGCTGAAGCTCGAACGCGACATCGGGCCGATGAAGATCAAGATCTCCGGCTGCATCAATGCGTGCGGGCACCACCATGTCGGCCATATCGGCATTCTGGGCCTCGACAAGGCTGGCGTCGAAAACTACCAGATCACGCTGGGCGGCGACGGCACCGAGAGCGCGACGATCGGCGAGCGCACCGGCCCGGGCTTTGCCGCCGAAGACCTGATCCCGGCGATCGAGGCGATCGTCGAGACCTATTTGGATTTGCGCCATACCGCCGACGAGACGTTTCTCGATGCCTATCGGCGGCTCGGCGCCCGGCCCTTCAAGGACGCGATCTATCATGAGCACCGCGACAATGCCCGCGCCGCCTGA
- a CDS encoding DUF2849 domain-containing protein, with the protein MARQRNPQIVTANDLFEGDVIYLTASGDWSRDHGEAAVAHDPDQAERLLGVANAQHDRVVGPYLADAKISPNGRPQPVHFREAFRTRGPSNYFHGKQAEA; encoded by the coding sequence ATGGCGCGCCAGAGAAATCCGCAAATCGTCACCGCCAACGATCTGTTCGAGGGTGACGTGATCTATCTGACCGCATCGGGCGACTGGTCGCGCGACCATGGCGAGGCCGCCGTCGCCCACGATCCCGATCAGGCCGAGCGGCTGCTCGGCGTCGCCAACGCGCAGCACGACCGGGTCGTGGGGCCGTATCTGGCCGATGCGAAGATCAGCCCCAATGGCCGGCCACAGCCGGTGCATTTCCGCGAGGCGTTCCGCACGCGCGGGCCCTCCAACTATTTCCACGGCAAGCAGGCGGAGGCCTGA
- the cysG gene encoding siroheme synthase CysG translates to MRHFPVFVNLDGRRVIVSGAGETAVAKLRLLLKTEARIAVFGENAVPQVRQWAAEGSIVLTERPIAAGDALCAALLYAANDDPAEDARAARIGREAGALVNIVDNLEDSQFITPAIVDRDPVTVAIGTEGAAPVLARKIKADLEERLPASLGTLTRLGQAFRARAEMLGDSKKRRAFWTRFYFGAGDRALKAGGEEAVRQTLETLLTDEIERRDGPGSVVFVGAGPGDPDLLTLKARNALHEADVVLHDRLVPQPILELARREAIIVETGKKGFGPAWTQDAINALMIEHASAGARVVRLKSGDPAVFGRLEEELDALDEAGITFDIVPGITSASAAVASIGRSLTRRGRNASLRIITGHDAEGFADHDWRALARPGEAAAIYMGLKASAFLRGRLLMHGADAETPVTVVENASRADQRIVAATLGDLPETLADAGITGPAVLLYGIAPRGAQVAMDALPARAEAV, encoded by the coding sequence ATGCGCCATTTCCCCGTCTTCGTGAATCTGGACGGCCGCCGCGTCATCGTGTCGGGCGCCGGCGAAACCGCCGTGGCGAAACTGCGACTGCTGCTGAAGACCGAGGCGCGGATTGCCGTGTTCGGCGAAAACGCCGTCCCGCAGGTCCGGCAGTGGGCCGCCGAAGGCAGCATCGTCCTGACCGAACGGCCGATCGCGGCGGGAGATGCGCTGTGCGCCGCCCTGCTCTATGCGGCGAACGACGATCCGGCCGAGGATGCCCGTGCCGCGCGGATCGGCCGCGAGGCCGGTGCGCTGGTCAACATCGTCGACAATCTCGAAGACTCCCAGTTCATCACGCCGGCGATCGTCGACCGCGATCCGGTGACCGTCGCGATCGGCACCGAGGGCGCCGCGCCGGTGCTGGCCCGCAAGATCAAGGCGGACCTCGAGGAGCGCCTGCCCGCTTCGCTCGGCACCCTCACTCGGCTCGGGCAGGCGTTCCGGGCTCGCGCCGAGATGCTCGGCGATTCCAAAAAGCGCCGCGCCTTCTGGACCAGGTTCTATTTCGGCGCCGGCGACCGGGCGCTTAAGGCGGGCGGCGAGGAAGCCGTGCGCCAGACGCTCGAAACGCTGCTGACCGACGAGATCGAGCGCCGCGACGGGCCGGGCTCGGTGGTGTTCGTGGGCGCGGGACCGGGCGATCCGGACCTGCTCACCCTGAAAGCCCGCAATGCGCTGCACGAGGCCGATGTCGTCCTGCATGACCGGCTGGTGCCCCAGCCGATCCTCGAACTGGCGCGCCGCGAGGCGATCATCGTCGAGACCGGCAAGAAGGGCTTCGGGCCGGCCTGGACGCAGGACGCGATCAACGCTCTGATGATCGAGCATGCCAGCGCCGGCGCCCGCGTCGTGCGGCTGAAATCCGGCGATCCCGCCGTGTTCGGCCGACTCGAGGAGGAACTGGACGCGCTCGATGAGGCCGGCATCACCTTCGACATCGTGCCGGGCATCACGTCCGCCTCGGCGGCGGTGGCCTCCATCGGCCGGTCGCTGACCCGGCGCGGCCGCAACGCTTCGCTGCGGATCATCACAGGGCACGACGCCGAGGGTTTTGCCGACCATGACTGGCGCGCGCTCGCCCGGCCCGGCGAAGCCGCGGCGATCTATATGGGGCTGAAGGCTTCGGCCTTCCTGCGCGGGCGCCTGCTGATGCATGGCGCCGATGCCGAAACGCCGGTCACCGTGGTCGAGAACGCCTCGCGCGCCGATCAGCGGATCGTCGCCGCAACGCTTGGCGACCTGCCCGAAACGCTGGCCGACGCCGGCATCACGGGTCCGGCCGTGCTGCTTTACGGCATCGCGCCGCGCGGGGCGCAGGTCGCCATGGACGCGTTGCCCGCCCGGGCGGAGGCTGTCTGA